A genomic region of Candidatus Poribacteria bacterium contains the following coding sequences:
- the thpR gene encoding RNA 2',3'-cyclic phosphodiesterase encodes MDTAKSTVIRCFVAIEIPESIQALLKSVQTDLQPQIHKASWTKPGNFHLTLKFLGDVHPEAINDISDAIQRVTDTHPSFSIAFGGIGGFPNLARPRVIWMGVTQGASTVSRLAKAVNRELTHLGFSTDTRFHSHLTLARLRTATNLKPLKNIPRKYDTIVGGSIRVNEITLMQSRLHPNRAIYTPLSVHHFSA; translated from the coding sequence ATGGATACAGCCAAAAGCACAGTCATTCGCTGTTTTGTAGCAATTGAGATCCCAGAATCGATACAAGCATTGCTGAAGTCGGTGCAAACGGACCTTCAGCCCCAGATTCACAAGGCTTCATGGACAAAACCCGGAAACTTTCACCTCACCTTGAAATTTCTCGGTGATGTTCATCCTGAAGCAATCAATGATATAAGTGACGCCATTCAGCGCGTGACAGATACACATCCGTCATTCTCCATTGCCTTCGGAGGCATCGGGGGGTTCCCGAATCTCGCTCGTCCGCGTGTCATTTGGATGGGCGTAACGCAGGGGGCATCGACCGTGTCACGCCTTGCAAAAGCCGTGAACCGTGAATTGACACATCTCGGTTTCTCAACAGACACTCGTTTTCACTCACACCTTACGCTGGCGCGGCTGAGAACCGCGACAAATCTTAAACCGTTAAAGAACATTCCACGTAAATATGATACAATCGTTGGCGGATCAATACGTGTAAACGAAATCACACTCATGCAGAGCCGACTTCACCCAAATAGGGCAATCTATACGCCTTTAAGCGTCCATCATTTTTCGGCGTAA
- the recA gene encoding recombinase RecA: MQDTQKQKAIDEAISQVEREFGKGSIMRFADNEVVPVEAIPTGSLALDLALGVGGVPRGRITEVFGHEGTGKTTLALHIVAEAQKLGGTAVFIDVEHALDTTYARNIGVNMENLLIAQPDAGEQALEIVETLIRSGAIDLVIVDSVAALTPQAEIEGEMSDAHVGLLPRLMSKALRKLSGVTNKSQTCVIFTNQIRQKIGIMFGNPDTTPGGLALKFHASVRLELRRGTQIKDGNEILGSGVRVKVVKNKVAPPFKEAEYDVTFGKGISKEGNLLDIAVDNELIQKSGSWFAYNGERIGQGRTNAKKYLEENPEIATEIEAKIRETLSVAPESTAGAIPEDETDDTTA; encoded by the coding sequence ATGCAAGATACACAGAAACAAAAAGCCATTGATGAAGCGATTTCACAGGTAGAGCGTGAATTCGGTAAAGGGTCTATCATGCGCTTCGCGGATAACGAAGTTGTGCCGGTTGAAGCCATCCCAACGGGTTCTCTCGCGCTTGACCTTGCTCTCGGTGTAGGCGGTGTCCCGCGCGGCAGAATCACCGAGGTATTTGGACACGAAGGCACTGGGAAAACCACCTTGGCACTCCATATTGTCGCCGAAGCACAAAAGTTAGGGGGCACGGCGGTGTTCATTGATGTTGAGCACGCACTCGATACCACCTACGCTCGCAATATCGGGGTCAACATGGAAAATCTACTCATCGCACAACCCGATGCCGGCGAACAAGCCTTAGAAATCGTCGAAACGCTTATCCGCAGTGGTGCGATTGACTTGGTAATCGTTGACTCGGTAGCGGCTTTGACCCCTCAAGCCGAAATTGAGGGTGAAATGAGCGACGCACACGTCGGTTTATTGCCCCGTTTAATGTCTAAAGCCCTACGGAAACTGTCGGGTGTCACGAACAAATCCCAAACCTGTGTTATCTTCACAAATCAGATTCGGCAGAAAATCGGGATTATGTTCGGGAACCCAGATACAACACCGGGGGGACTTGCTCTCAAGTTCCACGCTTCCGTCCGTTTAGAACTCCGACGCGGTACCCAGATTAAAGATGGGAATGAAATTCTTGGAAGTGGTGTCCGGGTCAAAGTGGTGAAAAATAAAGTGGCACCCCCTTTCAAAGAGGCAGAATACGATGTTACTTTCGGAAAAGGCATCTCTAAAGAAGGAAATCTCTTGGATATTGCCGTTGATAATGAATTGATTCAAAAGAGTGGTTCCTGGTTTGCTTACAACGGTGAACGCATCGGTCAGGGTAGAACGAATGCCAAGAAATATCTGGAAGAGAACCCAGAGATTGCGACGGAAATCGAGGCGAAGATACGGGAAACACTGAGTGTGGCACCAGAATCTACTGCGGGTGCGATTCCCGAAGACGAAACTGACGATACGACAGCGTAA